A part of Bacteroidota bacterium genomic DNA contains:
- a CDS encoding oxidoreductase yields MALADQVPTHSGFDRHSTGAEVLADHDLSGVIAVVTGGYSGIGLETTRALAAKGARVIVPVRSPEKAAASLAEIEGTVQTAPLDLADLGSVRSFTASMVDELPHLDLLINNAGIMACPEARVGPGWESQFGINHMGHFALTLGLMPLLEQAERPRVVALSSAAHKMGDIRWDDVHFKASPYDKWQAYGQAKTANALFANALSRRMQPFGGLAFSVHPGGIFTPLQRHLSQEEQIALGWLDEDGGPSELAKQGFKSPEQGCSTTLWAATSPLLDGKPGVYCEDGDIATPTDPASPMARYYGVDPHVCSDEGAERLWAMSEQMLAEA; encoded by the coding sequence ATGGCGCTCGCAGACCAAGTCCCTACACACTCCGGCTTCGACCGGCACTCGACGGGCGCGGAGGTGCTCGCGGACCACGACCTGTCCGGCGTGATCGCCGTTGTGACGGGCGGCTATAGCGGCATCGGCCTGGAGACGACGCGGGCGCTCGCCGCGAAGGGCGCGCGGGTGATCGTCCCGGTCCGCTCGCCCGAGAAGGCCGCCGCGAGCCTCGCTGAGATCGAGGGCACCGTGCAGACCGCGCCGCTCGACCTGGCCGACCTCGGCTCCGTGCGTAGCTTCACCGCGTCGATGGTCGACGAACTACCGCACCTCGACCTGCTCATCAACAACGCCGGGATCATGGCATGTCCCGAGGCGCGCGTGGGGCCGGGGTGGGAGTCGCAGTTCGGCATCAACCACATGGGCCACTTCGCGCTCACGCTGGGGCTGATGCCGCTCCTCGAACAAGCCGAGCGGCCTCGCGTCGTCGCGCTCTCCTCGGCCGCGCACAAGATGGGCGACATCCGCTGGGACGACGTGCACTTCAAGGCGAGCCCCTACGACAAGTGGCAGGCGTACGGGCAGGCCAAGACGGCCAACGCGCTCTTCGCCAACGCGCTGTCGCGGCGGATGCAGCCGTTCGGGGGCCTCGCGTTCTCGGTGCACCCCGGCGGCATCTTCACGCCGCTCCAGCGGCACCTCTCCCAGGAAGAGCAGATCGCGCTGGGCTGGCTAGACGAGGACGGCGGGCCGAGCGAACTCGCGAAGCAGGGCTTCAAGTCGCCGGAGCAGGGTTGCTCGACGACGCTGTGGGCGGCCACCTCGCCGCTGCTCGACGGCAAGCCGGGCGTCTACTGCGAGGACGGCGACATCGCCACGCCAACCGACCCCGCAAGTCCGATGGCGCGCTACTACGGCGTGGACCCACACGTCTGCAGCGACGAGGGCGCGGAGCGGCTCTGGGCGATGAGCGAACAGATGCTCGCCGAGGCATGA
- a CDS encoding Atu2307/SP_0267 family LLM class monooxygenase → MEIGLDSFAAYHPQPGTDGGPGRSKAMGELLDRMAYADEVGLDSFGIGEHYREEFLDAAPVVILAAAAARTKRIRLSSAVTVLSAADPVRAFQSFATLDLVSQGRADMVVGRGSFTESFPLFGLDLNDYDALFAEKLDLLLQLRDQEVVTWSGQFRPPLHEQAIYPRPLQASLPIWLGVGGTPASFVRAGMLGLPLMVAVIGGETHRFRRFVDLYRTTGEQAGHPPERLKVGLHSLGYVGETAEQAVVDYYPGYAETFTRIGRERGWPPVTRARFDAQNGPTGALLVGGPDEVAQKILRHSEALGGIDRFTFQMDNAGLSHEQLLRAIERIGTQVAPLVKAGAAQPA, encoded by the coding sequence ATGGAAATCGGACTGGACAGCTTTGCCGCCTACCATCCCCAACCCGGCACGGACGGCGGCCCCGGACGCAGCAAGGCGATGGGTGAACTGCTCGACCGTATGGCCTACGCGGACGAGGTGGGCCTGGACAGCTTCGGCATCGGCGAGCACTACCGCGAGGAGTTCCTCGACGCCGCGCCCGTGGTCATCCTAGCCGCCGCCGCTGCCCGGACCAAGCGCATCCGGCTATCGAGCGCCGTCACCGTGCTCAGCGCCGCCGACCCGGTGCGGGCCTTCCAGAGCTTCGCGACGCTCGACCTCGTCTCGCAGGGGCGCGCTGACATGGTCGTCGGCCGGGGCTCCTTCACCGAGTCGTTCCCGCTCTTCGGCCTCGACCTGAACGACTACGACGCCCTCTTCGCAGAGAAGCTCGACCTGCTGCTTCAGCTTCGCGACCAGGAGGTCGTCACGTGGTCGGGCCAGTTCCGCCCACCGCTTCACGAGCAGGCGATCTACCCCCGGCCGCTCCAAGCGTCCCTCCCGATCTGGCTGGGCGTGGGCGGCACGCCTGCGTCGTTCGTGCGAGCCGGGATGCTCGGACTACCGCTGATGGTCGCTGTCATCGGGGGCGAGACGCACCGCTTCCGGCGGTTCGTCGATCTCTACCGGACCACGGGCGAACAAGCGGGCCATCCGCCGGAGCGCCTGAAGGTAGGCTTGCACTCACTCGGCTACGTCGGCGAAACCGCGGAGCAAGCCGTCGTAGACTACTATCCGGGCTATGCCGAGACGTTCACGAGGATCGGACGCGAGCGCGGCTGGCCCCCGGTGACGCGCGCCCGGTTCGACGCGCAGAACGGCCCGACTGGGGCACTCCTGGTCGGCGGTCCAGACGAGGTGGCTCAGAAGATCCTGCGCCACAGCGAGGCCCTCGGCGGGATCGACCGATTCACGTTCCAGATGGACAACGCGGGCCTGTCGCACGAGCAACTGCTGCGCGCCATCGAACGCATCGGCACACAGGTCGCTCCGCTCGTGAAGGCTGGTGCTGCCCAGCCCGCGTAA
- a CDS encoding M24 family metallopeptidase, translated as MRRVLLVLVVLLLFPRDAVAQDPIPAILSMRERAEVRDAWLERRLDTVVPMLMRRAGVDMWVLVAREYNEDPVLKTMLPATWLNARRRTILLFYDRGEEGVERLAIARYAVGEAFPAAWDPDTQPDQWARVAELIAERDPQRIALNRSTTFALADGMTATEFDGLNAALSEDHRDRIVSGEALSIGWLETRIPEEMAVYPQIVRIAQAIIAEGFSEQVITPGVTTVEDVEWWYRDRIRDLNLVTWFHPSVSVQRATSGPRSGDFSDWGSGNATIQPGDLLHVDLGITYLGLNTDTQEHAYVLRPGEADAPDDVKAALAVGNRLQDILTDEFAAGRTGNEVLAAALAQAEREGIDATIYTHPLGYHGHGAGPAIGMWDKQGGVPGKGDYPLYANTAHSIELNAAVPIPAWDDQPVRIMLEQDAYFDGEVVWYIDGRQTELHLVPRQSHTGPLRPVPEASDFGAR; from the coding sequence ATGCGCCGCGTCTTGCTCGTCCTCGTCGTCCTGCTCCTATTCCCGCGCGACGCGGTGGCGCAGGACCCGATCCCCGCGATCCTCTCGATGCGTGAGCGCGCCGAGGTGCGCGACGCCTGGTTGGAGCGCCGCCTCGACACCGTCGTGCCGATGCTGATGCGGCGCGCGGGCGTCGACATGTGGGTGCTCGTGGCGCGGGAGTACAACGAGGACCCGGTGCTCAAGACGATGCTGCCTGCGACGTGGCTCAACGCGCGCCGCCGCACGATCCTCCTGTTCTATGACCGTGGGGAGGAAGGCGTCGAACGCCTCGCTATCGCGCGCTACGCCGTCGGCGAGGCCTTCCCGGCGGCGTGGGATCCTGATACGCAGCCCGACCAGTGGGCGCGTGTCGCCGAGCTCATCGCCGAGCGCGACCCGCAGCGCATCGCGCTCAATCGCTCCACGACGTTTGCGCTGGCCGACGGAATGACCGCCACCGAGTTCGACGGCCTGAACGCGGCGCTCTCGGAAGACCACCGCGACCGCATCGTGTCAGGCGAGGCGCTCTCGATTGGGTGGCTGGAGACGCGCATCCCGGAGGAGATGGCCGTCTATCCGCAGATCGTCAGGATCGCGCAGGCGATCATCGCGGAGGGCTTCTCCGAGCAGGTCATCACGCCCGGCGTGACGACGGTGGAGGACGTCGAGTGGTGGTACCGCGACCGCATCCGCGATCTCAACCTCGTGACGTGGTTCCACCCGAGCGTGTCCGTCCAGCGCGCCACGAGCGGCCCCCGCAGCGGCGACTTCTCCGACTGGGGCAGCGGCAACGCCACCATCCAGCCCGGCGACCTGCTGCACGTGGACCTCGGGATCACCTACCTCGGGCTCAACACCGACACGCAGGAGCACGCCTACGTCCTCCGCCCCGGCGAGGCCGACGCCCCGGACGACGTGAAAGCTGCGCTGGCGGTCGGCAACCGGCTGCAGGACATCCTCACCGACGAGTTCGCGGCGGGGCGCACGGGCAACGAGGTCCTCGCCGCCGCCCTCGCGCAGGCCGAACGCGAGGGTATCGACGCGACGATCTACACGCACCCGCTCGGCTACCACGGCCACGGCGCAGGCCCGGCCATCGGGATGTGGGACAAGCAGGGCGGCGTGCCGGGCAAGGGCGACTATCCACTCTACGCCAACACGGCGCACTCCATCGAACTCAACGCCGCCGTGCCGATCCCCGCCTGGGACGACCAGCCCGTGCGCATCATGCTCGAACAGGACGCCTACTTCGACGGCGAGGTCGTGTGGTACATCGACGGGCGGCAGACGGAACTGCACCTCGTCCCGCGCCAGTCGCACACGGGGCCGCTGCGCCCCGTCCCCGAGGCGTCCGACTTCGGCGCACGATGA
- a CDS encoding ABC transporter permease: MLKNTLIAALRAFRRQATYSALNLTGLAAGFAAAFLILYAVQDELRMDQMHSDDLYQVLRTASFDGGATVLTWTVAPQPLAEELRASYPEVEHATMLRYEGEQVVAAGAEKYWVSGFWTDEPFFEMFAFDLLAGDPATVLTQPDGIVVTEGLVQKLFGPEAQPQDAMGQAVRLNDHEARVTGVAADPPAGASMAFEWIAPASEFYARNAWVKDWGNNAMELYVTLRPDADIAALNRTMTDLLLERDDLDVTTAFAQRYSERYLHGAYDNGVLVGGRIDGVRTFSIIAALLLALACINFTNLATARATRRAGEIGVRKSMGATRWSLMRQFLSESVLMALVAFAAAVVLFSLLATPFGTLLDKDLGAVSLPGWMWLGFLGVAVLAGIAAGLYPAVVLSRFSPVKILQGERKGGLALRRSLVVFQFAASVVLIVGTLAVAAQLDFIQTRDIGLDREGLIMAPLRDGATANYDAFRSALVDDPAITNVGTAHSNPLQMGSSTGSVEWRGKDPSVAASFHYMGIDAEAIHALGMEMAAGRAFSAGIASDSSNFIINETAARLMGFEAPVGERITLWEGEGEIVGVVKDFHMRAAGSATSPTIFWLASPRESSWALGFVRTAPGQADAALTRLAAATETFSPAYPLDYRFLDDEYNRIYQDERQLGTMAWWFAGIAMLIATLGLVGLAAYAAEQRRKEIGVRRVLGASVAGLVGLLSRDFLIWVGLACAVAVPVAMLLINRWLAGFAYRVELGVTPFAVAVLGALLLALVTAGSQAVRAATANPVQSLRSE; encoded by the coding sequence ATGCTCAAGAACACTCTGATCGCCGCGCTGCGCGCGTTTCGCCGGCAGGCCACCTACTCCGCCCTCAACCTGACGGGTCTCGCCGCTGGCTTTGCGGCCGCGTTCCTGATCCTCTACGCCGTGCAGGACGAACTGCGCATGGACCAGATGCACAGCGACGACCTCTACCAGGTCCTGCGCACGGCCTCCTTCGACGGCGGAGCGACGGTGTTGACCTGGACCGTCGCGCCGCAGCCGCTCGCGGAGGAGCTACGAGCTAGCTACCCCGAGGTCGAGCACGCGACGATGCTGCGCTACGAGGGCGAGCAGGTGGTCGCCGCGGGCGCGGAGAAGTACTGGGTGAGCGGGTTCTGGACCGACGAGCCGTTCTTCGAGATGTTCGCCTTCGACCTCCTCGCTGGGGACCCCGCCACGGTGCTCACGCAGCCCGATGGGATCGTCGTCACGGAGGGGCTGGTGCAGAAGCTCTTCGGCCCGGAGGCGCAGCCCCAGGATGCCATGGGCCAGGCCGTCCGCCTCAACGACCACGAAGCCCGCGTGACAGGCGTGGCGGCCGATCCACCCGCCGGCGCGTCGATGGCGTTCGAGTGGATCGCGCCCGCCTCCGAGTTCTACGCCCGCAACGCCTGGGTCAAGGACTGGGGCAACAACGCCATGGAGCTCTACGTGACGCTCCGCCCCGACGCAGACATCGCCGCGCTCAACCGCACGATGACAGACCTCCTCCTGGAGCGCGACGACCTCGACGTCACGACGGCGTTCGCGCAGCGCTACAGCGAGCGCTACCTCCACGGCGCGTACGACAACGGCGTGCTGGTCGGCGGTCGCATCGACGGGGTGCGCACGTTCTCGATCATCGCGGCGCTGCTGCTCGCGCTGGCGTGCATCAACTTCACCAACCTTGCCACGGCACGGGCCACTCGTCGGGCGGGCGAGATCGGCGTGCGCAAGTCGATGGGCGCGACGCGGTGGAGCCTGATGCGGCAGTTCCTGAGCGAGTCTGTGCTGATGGCGCTGGTTGCCTTCGCGGCAGCCGTCGTGTTGTTCTCCCTGCTCGCCACCCCGTTCGGGACGCTCCTCGACAAAGACCTCGGCGCGGTGAGCCTGCCCGGCTGGATGTGGCTGGGCTTCCTCGGCGTGGCCGTCCTCGCAGGCATCGCGGCGGGCCTGTATCCGGCGGTGGTCCTCTCGCGCTTCAGCCCGGTCAAGATCCTCCAGGGCGAACGCAAGGGCGGGCTCGCGCTGCGGCGGAGCCTGGTCGTGTTCCAGTTCGCCGCCTCCGTGGTACTCATCGTCGGGACGCTTGCCGTCGCAGCGCAGCTCGACTTCATTCAGACCCGCGACATCGGGCTCGACCGCGAAGGGCTCATCATGGCGCCGCTGCGCGACGGGGCCACAGCCAACTACGACGCGTTCCGAAGCGCCCTCGTGGACGACCCTGCAATCACGAACGTGGGGACTGCGCACAGCAACCCGCTCCAGATGGGCTCGTCGACAGGCAGCGTCGAGTGGCGCGGCAAGGACCCCAGCGTGGCGGCCTCGTTCCACTACATGGGCATCGACGCCGAGGCGATCCACGCGCTCGGGATGGAGATGGCGGCGGGCCGGGCCTTCTCCGCGGGCATCGCCTCCGATTCGTCGAACTTCATCATCAACGAGACCGCTGCGCGCCTGATGGGCTTCGAGGCCCCGGTCGGCGAGCGGATTACGCTGTGGGAGGGCGAGGGCGAGATCGTGGGGGTCGTCAAGGACTTCCACATGCGAGCGGCGGGGAGCGCCACATCCCCAACGATCTTCTGGCTCGCCTCGCCGCGCGAATCCAGCTGGGCTCTGGGCTTCGTGCGCACCGCGCCGGGGCAGGCCGACGCGGCGCTGACTCGTCTTGCGGCGGCGACGGAGACGTTCAGTCCGGCCTATCCGCTCGATTACCGCTTCCTGGACGACGAATACAACCGGATCTACCAGGACGAGCGCCAACTCGGCACGATGGCGTGGTGGTTCGCCGGGATCGCGATGCTGATCGCCACGCTGGGCCTGGTGGGGCTGGCAGCGTATGCCGCCGAACAGCGGCGCAAGGAGATCGGCGTCCGGCGCGTTCTCGGGGCCTCCGTGGCTGGGCTAGTCGGCTTGCTGTCGCGCGATTTTCTGATCTGGGTCGGGCTCGCCTGCGCCGTGGCCGTTCCGGTCGCCATGCTGCTGATCAACCGCTGGCTGGCTGGGTTTGCCTACCGGGTCGAGTTGGGGGTCACCCCCTTCGCGGTGGCGGTTCTGGGTGCGCTGCTGCTTGCCCTGGTCACCGCAGGAAGCCAGGCTGTCCGAGCCGCTACGGCGAATCCGGTTCAGTCGCTCCGTTCCGAGTGA
- a CDS encoding cysteine desulfurase family protein, whose protein sequence is MSAAPIYLDYHAAAPVDPLAFEAMRPYFTERFGDPGQTLHAHGWTADEAIDVARGQLGLLLNAEAAGFVFTSGATEAVNLAMRGLASTYGHRRTRIVTVATEHPRVLETAASLERDGFDIVVVPVDRAGQVDIDALRAAVNRDTLLVAAMWANDQTGVLLPMAEIAEVAHSGGAFLLADATWAVGKVPVDVDAADVDLLAFDANQFYGPKGTGGLWVRRRPRRVRLLPELTGAGQQDGLRSGHYNVPGIVGMGKAADLADERLAEEAAYLERLRDRFEATITTRFADVTVNGAESPRVPTVSNLTIPGTETRKLLPLLRGVAASTGAACKTRASQPSHVLTAMGRSRAEAFASLRFSFGRYTTEAEVEAAAEAVVSAVGSLRGRAMAA, encoded by the coding sequence ATGTCCGCCGCGCCGATCTACCTCGATTACCACGCCGCTGCCCCCGTTGACCCCCTCGCCTTCGAGGCGATGCGCCCCTACTTCACGGAGCGCTTCGGCGACCCTGGGCAGACGCTGCACGCGCACGGCTGGACCGCCGACGAGGCCATCGACGTGGCCCGTGGGCAGCTTGGGTTGCTGCTCAACGCGGAGGCCGCCGGGTTCGTCTTCACCAGCGGCGCCACCGAGGCGGTCAACCTCGCCATGCGAGGGCTGGCCTCGACCTACGGCCACCGCCGGACGCGCATCGTGACCGTGGCCACGGAGCACCCGCGTGTGCTGGAGACGGCAGCGAGCCTGGAGCGCGACGGCTTCGACATCGTTGTAGTCCCGGTGGACCGCGCCGGGCAAGTTGACATAGATGCGTTGCGCGCGGCGGTGAACCGCGACACGCTGCTCGTGGCGGCCATGTGGGCCAACGACCAGACGGGCGTGCTCCTCCCGATGGCCGAGATCGCCGAGGTCGCGCACAGCGGCGGCGCCTTCCTGCTCGCCGACGCCACGTGGGCTGTCGGCAAGGTGCCCGTGGACGTGGACGCCGCCGACGTCGACCTGCTGGCGTTCGACGCGAATCAGTTCTATGGCCCCAAGGGCACCGGTGGCCTGTGGGTGCGTCGCCGCCCGCGCCGGGTCCGCCTACTGCCCGAACTCACGGGAGCGGGTCAGCAGGACGGTCTGCGCTCGGGCCACTACAACGTGCCGGGCATCGTCGGAATGGGCAAGGCCGCCGACCTCGCCGACGAACGCCTCGCTGAGGAGGCCGCCTATCTGGAGCGCCTCCGCGACCGCTTCGAAGCGACCATCACGACGCGCTTCGCCGACGTCACCGTCAACGGTGCAGAGTCGCCGCGCGTGCCGACGGTCTCGAACCTGACGATCCCGGGCACGGAGACGCGCAAGCTGCTCCCCCTCTTGCGTGGCGTTGCCGCCTCGACCGGGGCTGCCTGCAAGACGCGCGCGTCGCAGCCGAGCCACGTGCTCACCGCGATGGGGCGTAGCCGCGCCGAGGCGTTCGCCTCGCTCCGGTTCTCGTTCGGCCGCTACACGACGGAAGCCGAGGTGGAGGCCGCCGCCGAGGCCGTCGTCAGCGCCGTCGGCAGCCTCCGTGGCCGCGCGATGGCAGCCTAG
- a CDS encoding helical backbone metal receptor, which produces MLHRLLPALLAVLALAGCRPQSSASTEDGGASAADSVHTVSMHTVQDDLGRSVRLPQSPQRIVPLAPSVTELVAAAGGLDQLAARTPYCNAPEAALALRPISTYPLDREALVAVQTDLVIGTDQVNDPSVGDGLSTLGIPAFYLNFRTLADVPRTLRVVGDLLGTRDVAEAAAQRFEARIGNTPPADPDAPRVLVLIGDDILYGFGEASYVHALVARAGGRSITAQLEGEGVTLSSEWVLTQAPEVIGVLAGADYRTDDLRTAQPAWKDVPALQNEAVCGLDPDLISRPGPRLADGMDALAACIAAAHG; this is translated from the coding sequence ATGCTACACCGCCTCCTCCCTGCTCTCCTCGCTGTGCTCGCGTTGGCAGGCTGCCGCCCGCAGTCCTCAGCCTCGACGGAGGACGGCGGAGCGTCTGCAGCCGACTCCGTGCACACGGTTTCAATGCACACGGTGCAGGACGACCTTGGTCGGAGCGTGCGCCTGCCGCAGTCGCCGCAGCGCATCGTGCCGCTGGCGCCAAGCGTGACCGAGTTGGTCGCCGCAGCGGGCGGTCTCGACCAGCTGGCAGCGCGCACGCCCTACTGCAACGCCCCAGAGGCAGCCCTGGCACTCCGTCCGATCTCGACCTATCCGCTTGATCGCGAGGCGCTGGTGGCCGTCCAGACCGATCTCGTAATTGGGACCGATCAGGTGAACGACCCCAGCGTTGGCGACGGCCTCAGCACGCTCGGCATCCCGGCGTTCTACCTCAACTTCCGGACCCTCGCCGATGTACCCCGGACGCTTCGTGTGGTGGGCGACCTGCTCGGCACTCGCGACGTGGCCGAAGCGGCGGCTCAGCGCTTTGAGGCGCGCATCGGCAACACACCGCCAGCCGACCCCGACGCACCGCGGGTGCTCGTGCTCATCGGCGACGACATCCTCTACGGGTTCGGCGAGGCGAGCTACGTCCACGCCCTGGTGGCTCGGGCTGGGGGCCGGTCCATCACGGCGCAGCTTGAGGGCGAAGGCGTGACCCTGTCGAGCGAGTGGGTGCTGACGCAGGCGCCCGAGGTCATCGGCGTGCTGGCGGGGGCGGACTACCGCACCGACGACCTAAGGACGGCGCAACCAGCCTGGAAGGATGTTCCAGCGCTTCAAAACGAGGCTGTGTGCGGCCTCGATCCCGATCTCATTTCGCGGCCAGGTCCGCGCCTCGCCGACGGCATGGACGCGCTGGCTGCTTGCATCGCAGCCGCACACGGGTGA
- a CDS encoding histidine phosphatase family protein: MPTLHLLRHLPAAEANGRAIGHTDLPLADPDAPDRLAQAWPHEPPARLVASPLLRAARTARALGAKWNLDINFEPRLREMDFGTWDGRTWDEIERDDAAALHAWMGDWTATPAPGGESFADVQARVGAWLSELVDDAAAQDTAAQDAATVVVVAHAGSIRAVLVQVLGLDPAQAFRLDVHHGALTTVRLKPPCLTVLNRPL, encoded by the coding sequence ATGCCGACGCTCCATCTCCTCCGCCACCTCCCGGCCGCCGAGGCCAACGGCCGCGCGATCGGCCACACCGACCTGCCCCTCGCCGACCCCGATGCGCCAGATCGCCTTGCACAAGCTTGGCCGCACGAGCCCCCGGCACGCCTCGTCGCGAGTCCCCTGCTGCGCGCCGCGCGCACCGCCCGGGCGCTCGGAGCGAAATGGAACCTGGACATCAATTTTGAGCCCCGGCTGCGCGAGATGGACTTCGGTACGTGGGACGGGCGCACGTGGGACGAGATCGAGCGCGACGATGCGGCGGCACTGCACGCCTGGATGGGCGACTGGACCGCGACGCCTGCCCCCGGCGGCGAGTCGTTCGCCGACGTGCAGGCGCGCGTGGGTGCCTGGCTGTCGGAGTTGGTCGATGACGCGGCAGCACAGGACACCGCGGCGCAGGACGCCGCAACCGTGGTAGTCGTAGCGCATGCTGGCTCAATCCGCGCAGTTCTCGTGCAGGTGCTCGGCCTGGATCCCGCGCAGGCCTTTCGCCTCGACGTGCACCACGGAGCGCTCACGACCGTTCGCCTCAAGCCGCCGTGCCTGACCGTCCTCAACCGACCCTTGTGA
- the cobS gene encoding adenosylcobinamide-GDP ribazoletransferase: protein MNTTPAVSKPRPPAVDPPETTGWRAVARVPLTAVMFLTRLPCPAWVGHDAPTLSRSAVYFPVIGALVGLFGAAAYGLVGLAFAPTFAAAAALAATIWLTGAFHEDALGDTFDGFGGGWQRDEILRIMRDSRLGTYGTVALVLTLGSRWGALASLDASMVLAALVAAHTLGRWTALPLILWLPYVRETGTGKPFAASMTPRRLVVGSLVTLAITVVALGWVAIPVIGTVLGITLVGGWYVHARIGGMTGDVLGAVNQLAELAVYLVLLGDWAGIAERLDVPLF from the coding sequence ATGAACACGACGCCCGCCGTCTCCAAGCCCCGCCCGCCCGCCGTCGATCCGCCTGAGACGACGGGCTGGCGCGCCGTTGCGCGCGTGCCGCTCACGGCGGTGATGTTTCTCACGCGCCTCCCCTGCCCCGCCTGGGTCGGCCACGACGCCCCCACGCTCTCGCGGTCGGCGGTCTACTTCCCCGTCATCGGCGCTCTCGTGGGCCTGTTTGGCGCAGCCGCTTACGGGCTCGTTGGGCTCGCGTTCGCCCCAACGTTTGCCGCTGCCGCTGCCCTCGCCGCCACGATCTGGCTCACCGGTGCCTTCCACGAGGACGCCCTCGGCGACACGTTCGACGGCTTTGGCGGGGGCTGGCAGCGCGACGAGATCTTGCGCATCATGCGCGACAGCCGCCTGGGCACCTACGGCACAGTCGCGCTCGTGCTCACGCTGGGGAGCCGCTGGGGCGCGCTCGCCTCGCTCGATGCCTCGATGGTGCTGGCTGCGCTCGTGGCGGCCCACACGCTTGGGCGCTGGACAGCACTCCCGCTCATCCTCTGGCTTCCCTATGTCCGCGAGACGGGCACCGGAAAGCCGTTTGCGGCGAGCATGACGCCGCGCCGCCTCGTCGTCGGGAGCCTCGTCACGCTCGCCATCACCGTCGTTGCGCTCGGCTGGGTGGCCATACCAGTAATCGGGACGGTGCTCGGTATCACGCTCGTCGGGGGCTGGTACGTCCACGCGCGCATCGGGGGCATGACGGGCGACGTGCTCGGGGCGGTCAACCAGCTCGCCGAACTCGCCGTCTACCTGGTACTTCTGGGCGACTGGGCGGGAATTGCCGAGCGCCTCGACGTGCCCCTCTTCTAG
- the cobT gene encoding nicotinate-nucleotide--dimethylbenzimidazole phosphoribosyltransferase has translation MTHPRLTPADVRAALDAKAKPPGALDRLDDLALRVALVQGTLRPDPDPARVLLFAADHGVAEDGVSAYPASVTAAMVRTVAAGGAAVAVLAQSCGASLEIVDVGVNADLSDVAGIVHAPVARGTRNLARGPAMTTVECETAWQVGADAAHRAAEAGVRTILPGEMGIGNTTAAAAVLAARNGWTPASSVGRGTGVDDAGLARKADAVRAGLAHIPEAAEPRDVLAHVGGFEIAAMAGAFAAAPDLGLVAVVDGFIATAAATVAVRRDARIADHLIAGHASAESAHRRALDALGLVPILDLGLRLGEGTGAVLALPVVRAACAVLREMATLDDALALGTTA, from the coding sequence ATGACCCACCCCCGCCTCACGCCCGCCGACGTGCGCGCCGCCCTCGACGCCAAGGCCAAGCCTCCCGGGGCGCTCGATCGCCTCGACGACCTCGCTCTGCGCGTTGCCCTGGTGCAAGGCACGCTCCGGCCCGACCCCGATCCTGCCCGGGTGCTCCTCTTCGCCGCCGACCATGGCGTGGCTGAGGACGGCGTGAGCGCCTACCCCGCGTCCGTCACGGCCGCGATGGTGCGGACGGTTGCCGCTGGCGGGGCCGCCGTGGCCGTGCTCGCACAAAGCTGCGGGGCCAGTCTAGAGATCGTCGATGTGGGCGTAAACGCTGACCTGTCTGACGTGGCTGGCATCGTGCACGCGCCGGTCGCGCGCGGGACGCGCAACTTGGCGCGGGGGCCTGCCATGACGACGGTGGAGTGCGAGACGGCTTGGCAGGTCGGGGCCGACGCGGCGCATCGCGCTGCCGAAGCAGGCGTCCGCACGATCCTGCCCGGCGAGATGGGCATCGGCAACACGACGGCGGCAGCGGCCGTCTTGGCGGCACGCAACGGGTGGACGCCGGCGTCTTCGGTCGGGCGCGGAACGGGCGTAGACGACGCCGGGCTTGCTCGCAAAGCGGATGCCGTCCGCGCCGGGCTGGCGCACATTCCGGAGGCCGCCGAACCGCGGGACGTGCTCGCCCATGTGGGCGGCTTCGAGATCGCGGCGATGGCGGGCGCCTTTGCCGCGGCCCCCGACCTCGGCTTGGTCGCCGTCGTGGATGGCTTCATCGCCACGGCAGCCGCGACCGTCGCAGTCCGGCGCGATGCGCGGATAGCAGACCACCTCATCGCGGGCCACGCCTCCGCCGAGTCGGCCCACCGCCGCGCCCTCGACGCGCTCGGGCTCGTGCCCATCCTCGACCTCGGTCTACGGCTGGGCGAAGGGACGGGCGCGGTGCTCGCTCTGCCGGTCGTCCGCGCCGCCTGCGCCGTACTCCGCGAGATGGCCACGCTCGACGACGCACTCGCTTTGGGCACCACCGCATAA
- a CDS encoding LytTR family DNA-binding domain-containing protein produces the protein MSFLKRLLVTLRSEVMVVPLDAVMFIQADRSYALVHTDAQTTPYPIRLSLADLERRLDPAMFYRIHRSTIVRLDAVDAIQTAAGGDYSVRLQDGTTLSLARGRRDAFMRSLQG, from the coding sequence ATGTCCTTCCTGAAACGCCTCCTGGTCACGCTGCGCAGCGAGGTCATGGTAGTCCCGCTTGACGCCGTCATGTTCATCCAAGCAGACCGCTCCTATGCGCTCGTCCACACCGACGCGCAGACCACGCCGTACCCAATCCGCCTTTCTCTGGCTGACTTGGAGCGCCGCTTGGACCCGGCGATGTTCTATCGCATCCACCGCTCCACCATCGTCCGTCTCGATGCAGTCGATGCCATCCAGACGGCTGCGGGGGGCGACTATAGCGTGCGGCTCCAGGACGGGACCACGCTGAGCCTAGCTCGGGGGCGACGGGATGCGTTTATGCGTAGCCTGCAAGGATAG